From Gadus macrocephalus chromosome 16, ASM3116895v1:
TGGACTCTCCTGGAGTTCAGATCCGTCTAGACCAGCCAGCTcatctgagaccaatctgtttaTAATCCCCAGAGTAAATACGAAACattgggaaagcaggatttagttactattcAACCAATAAATGGAATAAACTCAAGAGGATTTAAGGCTTGCACCAACTTGCACCACTTTTTAAACTGGTCTTAACATTTTTAATGTTTATGTAAGCTTTGtgctaaatcttaaatgcaGTGCACTTATTCTACTACTGTGCCTTTTTATTTAACTTAATTTCTCCATATTATTTCATTGTATAACTTTTTAcgtgaagccctttgagtctGCCTGGTGTATGAATAGTGCGGCATCAATCCAGTCCTGTGTCCCTCTCAGGTGATTCTGTGGAGCCAGCAGAAGACACGCCCCCTCTGGACCCTCAGCCTGCaggaggtggcggaggaggcCGACGGCGGCCGCGAGCAGAGCGCCGACCAGCTGTTCAACCCGCCGCTGGCGCACTGCGTCTCGGTGGCGAGCTGCGGCAACGTGGTGGCGTGCGCGGCAGAGGACGGCGGCGTGCACCTGATGCGCGTCGGCGCCGGCTCCAAGCTGGAGCAGCACGGCCTCTTCAAGGCCCACAGCCAGGGCGCCTCCCAGGCCCACTTCCTGGGCTTCCTGTCCCACCCCTACTGGCTCGCCACCGGGGGGAACGACGGCCAGGTGCTCCTCTGGGACCTCAGCCGCAGCCCGGTCGTGGCCCCGGACGCGAACGCCAAACCCGGAGCGCCCGCGGCCCACCACAGGAAGGCCAAAGGTCGGACGAAGGGGAGGGCGACGCCCAAGGGGCGGAGCCACAAGGCCCCGCCCCAAGGAGCGGCCGCCAAGGAggtcgaggaagaggaggaagaaccgGGAGCGACAGGAAACGCAGATCAGGCGTCGAGCGCGGACGAGGTGCCGAAGTCCGGACCGCGGCTCCAGTTCAGCCACGGAGACAAGGTGAACTGGGTTTGCCCCGTGCAACTGGGAGGAGAACCCAGTCTGGTGGTGGCAGACCAGAGCTCCAGCCTCACCGTCTACTCCCTCTCTGGACTGTAGAGCAAGTCCCTGTGAAGCAGCGACTACTGTACGGAGGTACAACACCTCCGTACAGTAGGTGTTGTACCTCCGTACAGTAGGTGTTGTACCTACTGTACGTCTTGTGTGTTGGTTCTGATGGAGCTCTCGTATTGACCGGCCCATgaaagggttgtgtgtgtgtgtgtgtcgaaccTCTGCAGAACTGACCCTTTGCTCGATTCATTTGGTTGACCGCTGAATGCCAGTGCTACTAGAAGCCAATGTTCAGACAATTTATTTACAAGGCGTAAACAAACGTAAGACGACAACAGGACCACATTCTCTCAGGTTCCTACAAATGCAGACACTCGTTACAAAAGTCACAGCACTGAAATGATAAACAACCCCAGAGTCGTGCAGACAGCCATGAACCATTCGTTTAAAAATAACAAGGCACGATCTAAAAGGTAGTCAAATACTTTGCACTTGACTACTTAAAGGAAACCAAAGCAGAATACATTAAAATGTTGTGCATTACCAGGTGATTCTGGGGTTTACAACCTTCAGCTTTCAAGCAGTGTAAACTCTTTGAGATTGCAGATAGTTACGTCGTGATGTGGAAGTACGTGTTGCATTAAATATATCACCCATGCAGCTACGGTGTGGTCTCTTCCCAAAACGTAGGAAAGAGGTTGTTTCCTTGAGTGCTGCTCGGAGTTCGTTGGGGAAAAAGTTTATTTCTGTACTCCggtcaaataaaatcaaaacaATGAAAGATCCTGTTGGAAGGCCCCTACGACCTTCGCGTATCTTTACTGAACTTGTATTCAGAAACTCATAATAATAAACCATTCTGTCGCCAACACCAGGCAGTTGgttgaatgaagacacccaGAGTCTGTTCTCGCCCGCCCTgattgagagggaggaggaggaggaggagtccagtTCAAACCGGTCGGCGCCCGTGAGGCATACGATGCGGGGGGATTGAGGAGCGGGCTgtgggacggggacggggggggggcgcgcggTGGAGCTCTACAGCCGGGCCAGGCTCTTCTCCAGGctctccaggctggcctctccctcctctcccttgctGCCCCGGGCGCTGACCTCCAGGAACTCCACCTTCATGGGCAGCTGGCTGAACTCAAAGTCCTTGCCCTTCTTCCCCAGGAACACGCTGCCCCCCACGGAGCCGTCCTGCGCGCTCAGCACCGCCGACCGGGTCACCCGCAGCGtgttcctgggggggggggggggggttagagaggAACGGCTTTACATGGACCATCAAGGTCCCATGGcaggccaccaggtgtgagtgtgcttaGCCGTTaggagccgttttgaaaatctgccccttgtgacgtcacaagtgggcgtgtccacctagacgcGTGACGGATGTGTGATGTCATAAAtgttccaaacggcttgtaaggctgctcacactcacacctggcggaATGTAATgcgacatttagcagacgcttttatccaaagcgacttacaataagtacatctgtcagaagaaagaaacatatcgctgtcggtaaagtaaggatgttcatagaaccaagcacAAACACCCGCTAGGTTAACAAATTCCCCGTATAGAAcacagacagctaggataagatgctacacaatgctaagtactgttttAAAGTGccgggacgtacaacatacaataaatgaGTAAGGGGGGGGAGATGCTCCTGCCTGAAACAAAGAGCAACGTGAGAGAATCCTCTTTGGGATTTTCATCGTTCGGATTTACATTAAA
This genomic window contains:
- the wdr53 gene encoding WD repeat-containing protein 53; translated protein: MATRQWHGGHSSPVLCVGAAGGPEGLLASGSEGGQVTVWSQDGTILGSVALASGDDCTGVAFSPAGPGRLYAAHGETVSVLDPRNLRGVVTAIPGAGEEEINCVAVSEDGAFVAVADDSGAVRVLDAAEGRVCRTLRRHTNICSSVAFRPRRAGSLLSAGLDMQVILWSQQKTRPLWTLSLQEVAEEADGGREQSADQLFNPPLAHCVSVASCGNVVACAAEDGGVHLMRVGAGSKLEQHGLFKAHSQGASQAHFLGFLSHPYWLATGGNDGQVLLWDLSRSPVVAPDANAKPGAPAAHHRKAKGRTKGRATPKGRSHKAPPQGAAAKEVEEEEEEPGATGNADQASSADEVPKSGPRLQFSHGDKVNWVCPVQLGGEPSLVVADQSSSLTVYSLSGL